CCGACGGTATTTCGTTGGAAACACCAGATGATACAACAATACGCTTACATTGTGGCTCTTGTGTAAATAGATGCTCATGCATCTATTCTAATTCATTCGCCGCAAGCGGCGGGGTATCAGACCCTAAAAGAGAATGACACGTGTCGGTTGTCGGCTTTATGCATTGCATAACTCAGGCATGGCAAGTAATCACCTCCATGGCCCATAATGATACTGAAGTCCGGTGCAGTTATCCTATTGAAGACGCGGATAACGAGAGAGTAGAATTGAGGGAAATGGGCGGGCGACGCCGGTGACACCAGGAGGTACGTAGTGACTTCTCT
This genomic interval from Chloroflexota bacterium contains the following:
- a CDS encoding IS200/IS605 family transposase, with the translated sequence MSIYLHKSHNVSVLLYHLVFPTKYRR